Proteins from a single region of Desulfobacterales bacterium:
- a CDS encoding DUF1178 family protein codes for MIVFDLICTCGFTFEGWFEDRRDFESQQTAALLVCPQCGSQKVRKILSPVSSLRSGPRPAVQPPAEDRSEPSEGEKAKGARLLRAVQDFVKNNFEDVGPRLATEALKIHYGVEKPRNIRGVTTAEEEKTLEKEGINLLKVPMPAGDDGSMN; via the coding sequence ATGATTGTTTTTGATCTAATCTGTACCTGCGGTTTCACCTTTGAAGGGTGGTTCGAGGACCGCCGGGATTTTGAGTCGCAGCAGACCGCGGCCCTGCTGGTCTGCCCCCAGTGCGGCAGCCAGAAAGTACGCAAGATCCTCTCGCCGGTGAGCAGTCTCCGGTCCGGGCCCCGGCCGGCAGTCCAACCGCCGGCGGAGGACAGATCCGAGCCATCGGAGGGGGAAAAGGCCAAGGGTGCCCGTCTCCTGCGTGCGGTACAGGATTTCGTCAAAAACAATTTCGAGGATGTGGGCCCGCGCCTGGCCACGGAGGCGCTCAAGATTCATTACGGCGTGGAGAAACCCCGCAACATTCGGGGGGTGACCACGGCCGAGGAAGAGAAGACCCTGGAAAAGGAGGGGATCAATTTATTGAAGGTGCCAATGCCGGCCGGGGATGACGGCTCGATGAATTGA
- the htpX gene encoding zinc metalloprotease HtpX, with product MNFVKTFMLMAALTGLLMLAGQALGGGSGLAFALVMALGMNFFAYWYSDKMALAMSKAQQVSPAQAPELHQLVAGLAQRAGLPKPRVYIIPNETPNAFATGRNPEHSAVAVTEGLLRILSREELEGVLAHELGHIKNRDILVSSIAAVMAGAISYLATMAQWSMIFGIGGSDDDEGGGLLGMLVMMIVGPIAAALIQMAISRSREYQADAAAARISGRPEALASALRQLESYNRQRPMKVNPATAQMYIVNPLSASTMANLFSTHPPIRERIKRLTV from the coding sequence ATGAATTTTGTTAAGACATTCATGTTGATGGCGGCCCTGACCGGTCTGTTGATGCTGGCCGGTCAGGCCCTTGGCGGCGGCAGCGGCCTGGCGTTTGCCCTGGTCATGGCCCTGGGGATGAACTTTTTTGCCTACTGGTACAGCGATAAGATGGCCCTGGCCATGAGCAAGGCACAACAGGTATCCCCGGCCCAGGCCCCGGAGCTGCACCAGTTGGTGGCCGGCCTGGCCCAGCGGGCCGGGTTGCCCAAGCCCCGGGTCTATATCATCCCCAACGAGACCCCCAACGCCTTTGCCACCGGCCGCAACCCCGAACACTCGGCCGTGGCGGTGACCGAGGGGCTGTTGCGCATCCTGAGCCGGGAGGAACTGGAAGGGGTGCTGGCCCACGAACTGGGCCATATCAAGAACCGGGATATCCTGGTCAGCTCCATTGCCGCGGTGATGGCCGGCGCGATCAGTTACCTGGCCACCATGGCCCAGTGGTCCATGATCTTCGGCATAGGCGGGAGCGACGACGATGAGGGCGGCGGTCTGCTGGGCATGCTGGTGATGATGATTGTCGGCCCCATTGCCGCGGCCTTGATCCAGATGGCCATCTCCCGCAGCCGCGAGTACCAGGCCGATGCCGCCGCCGCCCGGATCAGCGGCCGGCCCGAGGCCCTGGCCAGCGCCCTGCGGCAACTGGAGAGCTATAACCGGCAGCGGCCGATGAAGGTCAATCCGGCCACGGCCCAGATGTATATCGTTAACCCGCTGTCCGCCTCGACCATGGCCAACCTGTTCAGCACCCACCCCCCGATCCGGGAGCGGATCAAGCGGTTGACCGTATGA
- a CDS encoding mechanosensitive ion channel family protein — translation MIDFSVLLDQYQVFSENILLKRVVVVAVYAALAKAADLLIDRVFRQLAARTELTFDDDLIAILHAPICSTVFLLGVLHALVLQPLQPPWQLVLPRVVQSSILLFWLVATFRFLNTAAERSLALALTRGKVGKDLFQLLKNVARVVVIIAGLLWLLAIWDVDLTPLFASAGIAGIAVALAAKDTLANFFGGISLFMDNTFKVGDYIILDSGERGEVVELGIRSTRVKTRDDVLITVPNSILANSKIINESAPIPRFRIRVPVGVAYGSDLNRVEQVLLDVVRANPNVSPEPAPRVRVRTFADSSVNFELLCWVDDPSLKGLETHNLLKAAYQAFDERNIVIPFPQRDIHIIGSGNQLE, via the coding sequence TTGATCGATTTCAGCGTGTTGCTTGACCAGTACCAGGTCTTCAGTGAGAACATCCTGCTCAAGCGGGTGGTGGTGGTGGCGGTCTACGCGGCCCTGGCCAAGGCGGCCGACCTGCTCATCGACCGGGTGTTCCGCCAGTTGGCCGCCCGGACCGAACTGACCTTTGACGACGATCTGATCGCCATTCTCCATGCCCCGATCTGCAGCACGGTTTTTCTGCTCGGCGTGCTCCATGCCCTGGTACTCCAACCGCTGCAACCGCCCTGGCAGCTTGTTCTGCCCCGGGTCGTCCAGAGTTCGATTCTTCTCTTCTGGCTGGTGGCGACGTTCCGTTTCCTGAACACCGCGGCGGAGAGGAGCCTGGCCCTGGCCCTTACCCGGGGCAAGGTGGGCAAGGACCTGTTTCAACTGCTGAAGAACGTGGCCCGGGTGGTGGTGATCATTGCCGGGCTGCTCTGGCTGCTGGCCATCTGGGACGTGGATCTTACCCCGCTCTTTGCCTCGGCCGGTATTGCCGGTATTGCGGTGGCCCTGGCGGCCAAGGACACCCTGGCCAATTTTTTCGGCGGTATCAGCCTGTTCATGGACAATACCTTCAAGGTGGGCGACTATATCATCCTTGACAGCGGGGAGCGGGGCGAGGTGGTGGAACTCGGCATCCGTTCCACCCGGGTCAAGACCCGGGATGACGTCCTGATCACGGTGCCCAACTCGATCCTGGCCAATTCGAAGATCATCAATGAAAGCGCGCCGATCCCCCGGTTCCGGATCCGGGTGCCGGTGGGGGTGGCCTATGGCAGCGATCTCAACCGGGTGGAGCAGGTGCTGCTCGACGTGGTCCGCGCCAATCCCAACGTCTCGCCGGAGCCCGCGCCCCGGGTGCGGGTCCGCACCTTTGCCGACTCCTCGGTGAATTTCGAACTGCTCTGCTGGGTCGATGATCCGAGCCTGAAGGGGCTTGAGACCCACAACCTGCTCAAGGCCGCCTACCAGGCCTTTGACGAGCGGAACATCGTCATACCCTTCCCGCAGCGGGACATCCATATCATCGGTTCCGGCAACCAACTGGAATAA
- a CDS encoding Trm112 family protein: MISEELLASLACPKCKGRVTLTDKKDGLVCGTCKLLYPVKDDIPIMLIDEAVRLDDASE, translated from the coding sequence ATGATCAGTGAGGAACTGCTTGCCAGCCTTGCCTGTCCCAAATGCAAGGGCCGGGTTACCTTGACCGACAAAAAAGACGGCCTGGTCTGCGGGACCTGCAAGCTGCTCTATCCTGTTAAGGACGATATTCCGATCATGTTGATCGACGAGGCGGTGCGGCTTGATGATGCGTCGGAATAG
- a CDS encoding 16S rRNA (uracil(1498)-N(3))-methyltransferase: protein MNCILISPEELDPAGRVILHDRRLDHIVKVIKAGPGDILRMGIINSDLGQGRIEELDSHRVVLFFTPLSPPPARPLIDLIIALPRPIMLKRILAQAASLGVGRIFLINSNRVEKSFFQASLLKNENYRSYLIDGLEQAVDTRLPGVSIHPRFRPFVEDFLPGLLSGYSHCLLAHPQGPTTLAGLVRPLDSGRVLLALGPEGGWVNFEVSRFRGCGFKPFTLGPRILRLETAVVALIAQLTLLREMDGSTLPARRPWLSHRAKM, encoded by the coding sequence ATGAACTGTATTCTCATAAGCCCTGAGGAGCTTGATCCGGCCGGCCGGGTGATTCTCCACGATCGCCGGCTGGACCATATTGTAAAAGTTATCAAGGCCGGGCCCGGCGACATCCTCCGGATGGGAATCATTAACAGTGACCTCGGCCAGGGCCGGATCGAGGAGCTGGACAGTCACCGGGTGGTACTTTTTTTTACCCCCCTCTCTCCGCCCCCGGCCCGGCCCTTGATCGATCTGATCATTGCCCTGCCGCGGCCGATCATGTTGAAGAGGATCCTGGCCCAGGCCGCTTCCCTGGGCGTGGGCCGGATTTTTCTGATCAACTCCAACCGGGTGGAAAAGAGTTTTTTCCAGGCATCGCTTTTGAAAAACGAAAATTATCGTTCATATCTGATCGACGGGCTGGAGCAGGCCGTGGATACCAGGCTGCCCGGGGTCTCCATCCATCCCCGGTTCCGGCCCTTTGTCGAGGATTTTCTGCCCGGGCTGCTTTCCGGGTACAGCCACTGTCTGCTGGCCCATCCCCAAGGGCCGACCACCCTGGCCGGCCTGGTCCGGCCGCTGGATAGCGGCCGGGTCCTGCTGGCCCTGGGTCCGGAGGGCGGCTGGGTGAATTTTGAGGTCAGCCGGTTCCGGGGCTGCGGCTTCAAGCCATTCACCCTGGGCCCCCGGATCCTCCGGCTGGAGACCGCGGTGGTTGCGCTCATCGCGCAACTGACCCTGCTCAGAGAGATGGACGGTTCAACCCTGCCGGCCCGCCGGCCGTGGTTGAGCCACCGGGCGAAGATGTGA
- a CDS encoding 3-deoxy-D-manno-octulosonic acid transferase, with translation MRPGAEDCQPGRNRCHSEIHAMVLLYNFFQILALILFFPFVFVKIITSGKYRSLVPVRLGFGLDHRLKRLGPDRPRIWVHALSVGEVSSAQSLVRSIRAAYPGAALIFSATTLTGMKLAAQSLSREVDLFIHFPLDFFITTNRFLTQVDPDLFILVETDFWPNFMHTLKRKKIPALLVNGRISTRSHDRYQRFRFFFAPLFSCFRFLSMQTAIDAERMRGLGIPAERIKTLGNLKYDAVLPGRGTNDALNRAALDIDEKKTIWLAGSTHAGEEEIIFQVFSRLGRRFPALLLIIAPRHIERTPEVLAAAKRQGLTARCRTGDAADIDGATVLILDTIGELASLYRSCDLAFVGGSLVAAGGHNPLEPAAHGRPVLFGPHMEDFQEIARDLVQCGGGRICRDGNALFYQVEQWLADPRARKRAGANAAAMVAEQQGVSERHLQLIKELLVAEDQGESKR, from the coding sequence GTGCGCCCTGGCGCTGAAGATTGCCAACCCGGCCGCAATCGCTGCCATTCCGAAATACACGCCATGGTTCTTCTATACAATTTCTTCCAGATCCTGGCCCTGATTCTATTCTTTCCGTTTGTTTTCGTCAAAATAATCACCTCGGGCAAGTACCGGAGTCTGGTGCCTGTCCGGTTGGGATTCGGACTTGACCATCGGCTGAAAAGACTTGGGCCGGACAGGCCGCGGATCTGGGTCCATGCCCTGTCCGTGGGCGAGGTCAGCTCGGCCCAATCGCTGGTCCGCTCCATCCGGGCCGCCTATCCCGGAGCGGCCCTGATCTTTTCCGCCACCACCTTGACCGGGATGAAGCTGGCGGCCCAGAGTCTGTCCCGGGAGGTTGACCTGTTCATCCACTTTCCCCTGGATTTTTTTATCACCACCAACCGGTTTCTCACCCAGGTCGATCCGGATCTGTTCATCCTGGTGGAGACCGACTTCTGGCCCAACTTCATGCACACCCTCAAACGAAAAAAAATCCCGGCCCTGCTGGTAAACGGCCGGATATCGACCCGGTCCCATGATCGCTACCAGCGTTTCCGATTTTTTTTCGCCCCGCTCTTTTCCTGTTTCCGCTTTCTCTCCATGCAGACCGCGATCGATGCCGAGCGGATGCGCGGACTGGGGATCCCGGCGGAGCGGATCAAAACGCTGGGCAACCTCAAATATGATGCGGTATTGCCGGGCCGCGGCACCAATGATGCACTCAACCGGGCGGCCCTGGACATTGACGAAAAAAAAACAATATGGCTGGCCGGCAGCACCCATGCGGGGGAGGAGGAGATCATCTTCCAGGTGTTCAGCCGCCTGGGCCGCCGGTTCCCCGCGCTCTTGCTGATCATTGCCCCGCGCCATATAGAACGAACCCCGGAGGTGCTGGCCGCGGCCAAGCGCCAGGGGCTCACCGCCAGATGCCGGACCGGGGATGCGGCTGACATTGACGGGGCAACCGTACTGATCCTCGACACCATCGGCGAACTGGCCTCCCTTTACCGATCCTGCGACCTCGCCTTTGTCGGCGGCAGCCTGGTTGCGGCCGGCGGACACAACCCGCTTGAACCGGCGGCCCATGGCCGGCCGGTGCTTTTCGGGCCCCACATGGAGGATTTCCAGGAAATCGCCCGCGACCTGGTCCAGTGCGGCGGCGGCCGGATATGCAGGGACGGTAATGCGCTCTTCTACCAGGTCGAGCAATGGCTGGCCGATCCCAGGGCTCGCAAGCGGGCCGGGGCGAACGCCGCGGCCATGGTTGCCGAACAACAGGGGGTGAGCGAACGCCATCTCCAGCTGATCAAGGAGTTGCTGGTTGCGGAAGACCAGGGAGAATCGAAACGGTGA
- the lpxK gene encoding tetraacyldisaccharide 4'-kinase has product MSQAPDTKKLDRLFTLGRPLAPIYGAIMRLRAWLYSKKIFRRHRLPVLVISVGNLSMGGTGKTPMVIYLARFLRKAGRRPAIISRGYGGKSRKPVNIVADQGGIHLPAELCGDEPRLLAESLAKVVVATGRNRVRVGRHLLRHYPLDTLVLDDGFQHLALERDLDLVLFSSRSLLDPAFLRPGRVLPGGPLREPPRALERADAFVITGITDHTRDAAQVFRTRLSERFPRQPVFFSSYQPERITSRTRDPAPSLDRVRQIPLFGFCGIADPEPFCRLLADAGFRITDFTAFPDHHSYGRSDLARLMTRAADQGARGLITTEKDLVKLKSLGPAPLPIYGLAISIRMEENFDQFLANRLTAP; this is encoded by the coding sequence GTGAGCCAGGCGCCCGATACAAAAAAGCTTGACCGTCTTTTTACGCTGGGCCGCCCCCTGGCGCCGATATACGGGGCGATCATGCGACTGCGGGCCTGGCTCTACAGTAAAAAAATATTCAGGCGGCACCGGCTGCCGGTCCTGGTGATCAGCGTCGGCAACCTGAGCATGGGCGGCACCGGCAAGACCCCGATGGTCATCTATCTCGCCCGTTTTCTGCGCAAGGCCGGCCGGCGGCCGGCAATAATCAGCCGGGGCTATGGCGGCAAGAGCAGAAAACCGGTCAATATCGTTGCGGACCAGGGGGGAATCCACCTGCCGGCCGAACTCTGCGGCGACGAACCGCGCCTGCTGGCCGAATCATTGGCCAAGGTGGTGGTGGCCACCGGCAGAAACCGCGTCCGGGTGGGCCGCCACCTGCTCCGGCACTATCCACTGGATACCCTGGTGCTGGACGACGGCTTCCAGCATCTTGCCCTGGAGCGGGATCTCGACCTGGTGCTGTTCAGCAGCCGCTCCCTGCTCGACCCCGCTTTTCTGCGGCCCGGCCGGGTGCTGCCCGGCGGCCCCTTGCGGGAACCGCCCAGGGCCCTTGAGCGGGCCGATGCCTTTGTGATAACCGGCATAACCGACCATACCCGGGACGCGGCCCAGGTATTCAGAACAAGATTAAGCGAGCGATTTCCCCGACAGCCGGTTTTTTTCAGCTCCTATCAACCCGAGCGGATCACCAGCCGGACCAGGGACCCGGCCCCGTCCCTGGACCGGGTCCGGCAGATACCCCTGTTCGGCTTCTGCGGCATCGCCGACCCGGAACCCTTTTGCCGCCTCCTGGCCGACGCGGGTTTCCGGATCACGGATTTTACCGCCTTTCCGGACCACCATTCCTATGGCAGATCCGATCTTGCCCGGCTGATGACCAGGGCCGCGGACCAGGGCGCCCGCGGTCTGATCACCACTGAAAAGGACCTGGTCAAGCTGAAATCCCTGGGTCCGGCCCCCCTGCCCATCTACGGTCTGGCGATATCAATACGGATGGAAGAGAACTTTGACCAGTTTCTGGCCAACCGGCTCACCGCTCCCTGA